From Candidatus Schekmanbacteria bacterium RIFCSPLOWO2_02_FULL_38_14:
AGTTCTGTTATCTATATAGTCATTTCTTGAAAATCCCTCTATGATTTAAATCATAATAAAGTAAAATTCCAAAAGCCTATAGCCATTCTGCATATAAATTAACCCTTTTATCATAACCCTTGCACAAAGTTTATGCACCTGCGGATTCTATATAATTTTTTATTTTTTTAAAAGTTAAAAATAAAAACCTTTTTATTCAAAGAGTTAAACTGAATAAAAACATTTAGTGAATTTTTGGCATAACTATTGCTTTAAGTAAAACTAAGTTTTACTCAGGATGAAACTTTTATGAAAAAGATTTTAGTCATTACATTAATATTCAGTCTGGTTCTCTTTTTACCATTCCGCTCAGGCGCTCAGGACCAGCCTGAGAAAAGTCCTGTTACACAGGAACAGTTCTCAAAGCTTGCATCAATAGCTGCAATAATGTGGTGGGCAATATGTTTTGCCCTGATATTTTTTATGCAGTCAGGGTTCCTCCTTCTTGAAGCTGGCTCTGTAAGGGCAAAGAATGCTGCAAATGTTGCCACAAAGGTAATGGTTCACATTGGCATAGCAGTAATAACTTTTTACTCTATTGGGTTTGCGATTAAATCTTTTGGCTGGCCATGGTGTTTTATCCTTAAATGGAAAGGAAAGATCCTTTCAGACAGCACTATATGGGTTGGCACCCTTGCAGAAGTTCCGGGAGACTATATCACAGGATTTTCCGGGTGGCTCAATAATGCATACTCCTACATGCCCTGGTCATTCAATCCTGCTCCTGATGTTTATATATGGGCTTTCTTTGGCTCCCTTCTTTTTTGCATAACATCAATGGCAATTCCGGGGACTGTTTTTTCAGAAAGATTTTCTTTTAAAGGCTATATCCTTTTTGCTTTTATTTATAGTGGAATAATTTACCCTGTTTTTGGCTGGCTTATCTGGGGAGGACTTGCAGGTAGCCCGATTCTTGACCCCAATTCATCTCTGCTCAGATTAGTGGACAGGTTTTTCACTCCTTCAGTTGAATCAGAGCTTGGGAAAAAGCTTCTTGGATACGGAATGTCTGCTGATGGAAGTAGTAAGCATTTTTATGCCCCTTACACAGACTATGCAGGTTCAACAGGTGTCCATTCCCTTGGAGGTCTGATAGGGCTTATGGGCGCATTATACATTGGTCCAAGAATAGGTAAGTTTAAAAAAGATGGCGGAGCGGTTGCAATCCCTTCCCACAATGTTCCAATGGCTGTTTTTGGCGCACTCCTTTTAGCTTTTTGCTGGTTCGGGTTTAATGGCGGCTCTGTGATAGCAAACTATTTTAATAATAGCCTCTATGGAAAAGGTGCAGGCTCGCGCGGGCTTTACCTCGCTGATTACATCTACAGTGACCTATGGTGGGTAATAGTTGTAACAGTGATGGCTGGTGGTGGCGGGATTCTTGGTTCTCTTCTTTCTTCGCTAAAACTTTCAGGCAAAGCTGATCCTCTTATTATTGCCAATGGGCTTCTCGGAGCGCTTGTCGGAGTTTGTAGCGGAGTTGGATTTGTCCACCCGTTTTTTGGGTTTATCATTGGGTTTGTATGCGGCTTCCAGTTCCCTTACAGTCTTCGTTTTGTTGAAAGAACTCTCAGAATAGATGATGCTATTGGCACAATCCCCTGCCATGCTGTTTCAGGTATAATTGGAAGTATTATGGCAGGAATATGGGGGCAAGGATTCTGGTGGGGAATCATCCCTATCAGATGGGTCCATCCCGGAGGGGAAATGATAGGAGGTTCCTTTATCCCGACATTTCCAATTCAGCTAATTGGAGTCTTAATCCTATTTTTGTGGGCACTACCAGCGGGATATTTGACTTTTCTTTTAATAGATAAAGTTACAGGCTGCAGGGTTTCTGCTGAAACTGAAGAAATGGGACTTGATATATCTGAACACGGTCTTGAGGCTTATCCAAGATCTCCTGAGGGGAGCTCTGTGAGTTTTTAAAATTTTTAACTGATCTACGACTACAACATTATTCAGTTATGAAAAAAATTGAAGCGATTATAAAACCCTTTAAACTTGATGATGTAAGGGAAAAACTTGCAAGTCTTGGCGTACAGGGAATGACTGTAACTGAAGTAAAGGGATTTGGGAGGCAGAAAGGGCACGCAGAACTCTACAGAGGAGCAGAATATGTGGTTGATTTTCTCCCAAAGATAAAGATTGAAGTTGTGGTAAAAGACAATATGCTTGATGAAGTTATAGAGGCAATTCTTGAAACTGCCAGGACAGGAAAGATAGGTGATGGCAAGGTCTTTGTAGTTGATGTTGAAGAAACAGTGAGGATAAGAACAGGCGAAAGAGGAGAAGAAGCAGTCTGATTAAATAAAAACCCTCCATTCCGTATTTCAATTTTACATTGGTATCTCTGGCTCAATCACAACCCTGCTGATATTTGCTTCATTGAAGCCTTTTGGAGGGAATTCATTTTTAAAGAAAATAGTATTCCCCTTTCTGACCAGAGGGACCGGCATTGCAGGGTTTTGTAATAGAAAGGTATATCTCTGGCATTCCTTTCTGCATGGATATATACCAACCTGCTCAAGTTTTTCAGGTATATCGCAGGAGTTTGCGAGGCAGAATCTTGTGGTTGAGACATAGGCAAAGGGAAGATAGAGAGAAACCGTGATTCCATTGGACAGGAAATTGAAATTTATATCCTGCAAAACATTGTCAAATTCAACCCTTTCAATCCTGTTTTCTTTAAGAAACCCTACAAACTCCGGAACATCAAGATTTACGCTCTGGTAATACTCAACAGTATCTTTTGGAAGATGATTTATTACTGCCATCAGCCTTGGTCCCCGTTTCATCTTATTAAGCATTCTTCCCATTACAGGCACTAATTCTTTATACTCTCTCCTCAAAAGCCTTAACACTCCCCAGTCATTGAACACGACTTCAATCTTTTTTTCTCCAAGCTCAAGTTCAGACACTCTTTTAAGAAGAGGGATAAGCCTTTTGATGCCTTTATTTGTGACAAACGGAGTAACCAGAGTAAAATCTGCATTCCTTTTGATGACAAAATCAATAGCAGCATCCAGTTTATCAGTGCATGGAATAAGCTCTTCGCAAAACTCATTCCCGAAATAGAGGCGTGTAAAGGTATTATCAAAATATTTAAGATTATCTGTTTTTGATATAAAAACTGCAAATTCCATATCAGTATTTTACATTTCATTAAATATCCTGCACTAAGTTACTCATCGCACATATTTAGAGGCAGAGCAAGGCTCTGCAGCTACCTTTAACCCTTGACCCTGACTTCCTTGACCATGGAGAACTCACTACTCTGAACTCATAACTGACAGGCGAGACGCCTGTCCTACTGGTCACGAACCACGAGTAACGAGTCACGGTTCATTATTCACTTCTTCTTCAAATCCAACATCCGGATAATAACACATATGGTAGCGGCACGGACGCTTATAGGTTCTGTTATAGAGTTCCTTCATTTTCACTTTGAGCTCATTCCTTTTTGCACCGCTATTTTCAATCATCTCTTTCACGCTCTTTAAAAAGCCTATGTCCATAATCTTTTTTTCAGTCGGATTTCCCCTGCCGACAATCTTGATGCTGTCAAGTCCGATTTCTCCAAAATCAATCACAGCACACACACCGCAGGGAGAATCATCAATGTGACACTTACTCCATATATGCTGTCTTTTTATGGCTGTCTCCTGTTTAAGAACATCATCAGCCTCCATTGAACTGTTCCCGCCGGGCAGTACTGAAACCTGATATGGCAGCATACAGGCATTTCTGAAAAGCAGTTTATTTGAAGAACCCCCAAGCCCGTGCTGAAAGGTGCAGAAGCCATCAACATTCACACATCTGGAATTCAGAATAAATGCCTCAAGTTCAATATCAGGAGATTTTTTTCTCAGCTCCCTTATCTCTTCAGTTGTCAGATGCCTTGGAAGAATCACCCTTGATGCTCCAAAGTCTTTGTAAAATTCTATTGTCTCTGAATTAAATGCTGTACCCCCTGTGCTTATATGGATTTTTATTCCAAAATCATTTTTTCTCATAAAAAGAAGAAGGGCTAAATCTGCAACAATAAGAGCATCAGCACCAGAAGCAACTACCTTCCTGATAAATTCTGTGATTAATGGATATTGCTTCTCTGTATAGTAGTGTTCGTTTAATGTGAGATAGACCGGAACATTTCTCTCATGAGCAATATTGACAACCTCTCTTAACTCTTCAAAGCTTTTGAGGTGTGAGCCTTTTGGTCTTCTGTCAATTGATGCAGGGAAATATTTTTCATTCCATTCCTCTGGAATCAACCCGCAATAAAACTCATCAGCCCCTGCCTCTATAAGTTTTTCTGCTTCACCCGGGGCATCAATTGGTGAAAGAATTTTAATATTATTTAAGCGCATAATTTTTTCTTATTAAATTAGATTCCTCTTTTGTCAAGTCTTAAAAAACTCAGCATGACAGCCGAGACCTGCNNNNNNNNNNNNNNNNNNNNNNNNNNNNNNNTTACTTTTTGCTGGCAATAAGCGTAAAGAGCATCGCAAACCTGGGTGCTCTTCAAACGTCCCCTAATCCCTTTCTGAAAATAATAGGCTAATCTATTGACAACAAATAATATTTTTATTTAGATATCTAAAATTAGAAAAATATATTAATAAGAAATGTCCAGAAATTGGACAGTTTAAAAATATAGAAAAACTCCTTTTTCATTAGATAATCAAGAGAATCAATGAGTAAAAAAAATGAGCTTTTCCAAAAACCGTGAGCTCTTATTAACCCTTCTTAAAGAAGACCCTTTCTCTCCTTTAGAGGAAAGGATTAAGGCTTTTTTAGATAATGGAGAAATAGACTGGAAGGGCTTGCTTGAAGATGCTACCTATCATGGAATAGCCCCTCTAATCTATTTTAACTTAAAAGAGGCAAATCTCAAATCCATCCCCGATTATTTCTTAGAAAACCTTAAGGCAGTTTATTACGCAAACGTCCGCAGGAATACGCGGTATTTTGCTGAGCTTGAAAGGGTTTTAAAACTCCTCAGGGAAACAGGAGTAGAACCTATTGTGCTTAAAGGTGGCGCAATGGCAGAAGGAGTATATAAAAATATTGCTCTTAGGCCTTTTGAGGATATAGACCTTCTGGTAAAAAAGTTTGACCTTCCGGCTACAAAGGCTGTTTTTAAAAGTTGCGGATATGCAGCTCAGGAAAAAATATTCCCGTCAAAGGCACATAAAGAGTTTAAAGACGAGATAAACAAGTCTTTTGAAAAATTTGAGACCGAGCTTCATTTCATTAAAGGAGAAAAGGAATATTTTTTTGATATCCATTGGAATCTTTTAATAATCTGTGATTCAAAAATCAAAGAAGCAATTCAGCTTGATATAGAAAAGATATGGAAGAGGAAAAAAACTTACTCCTTCGGCACAGCTTCAGCCTATCTCATGTCTCCTGAGGATCTCCTAATCTATGTTTGTTTGCATCTGAGGGAACGCCATTTTGAAAAGGCAAGGTCAAGGCTTATCTGGTGGTATGATATTTATAAAATAGTAAAAACCTATGAGAATGAATTTGACTGGAACTATTTTCTGGCTTCTGTAAAAGAATATGAGGCTTGTGAGTCTATCTACCCATTGATTTTGACATTAAAAGAATGGTTTAATCCTCCTCTCCCACAGAATCTATTAAAAGAGGCGCAAAGTTATCTCCAGATATTTCCTCTTGAAAAGATTCTTCCAAAGTCATCAGAACAGCTAAAATTTTTTGAAAAGCCTCAGGAAAAGGATTATCTTTTAGAAGTGCTGAATGTAAAGGGGCTAAGAAAAAAGGTAAAACTCCTTCTTGGCGAAATATTCCCTCAAAAAGAATACATGATTTTAAAATATCAGATAAAAAACCGGAGGCTTCTTCCCTTTTATTATCTTCTGAGGCTTAAAAATGCCATTGTTAAGGGATTCAAAGCAGCAGGACAGATGCTAAGGTCATAAGGCTTTCAGCTTTAAAAGCTCAAATCCCAAATAACAAATTCCAAATAAATTCCAATTGCATTTTGAATTTTCCTTGAACCCTCAAACCCTTCTACTTAATAGTGTATCAGGCTTCCGTCCCTTTTTGCTTTTCTCACAGCAAGCATAAAAAGGTAGATGCTGAGAGGAAGCATTATTAGAGCAAATGCAACCAGAACTCCAACCTGAAATGTTAACTGCGACAGGGAATAGCCCTTGAGAAGTGCAAGCCTTACTCCCTCCATTGCGTAGGTAATTGGAAGAAAATATGAAAACCTGCCAATCCAGTCAGGAAGCATTTTAACCGGATAATAAACACCTCCCAAAGCCCAGGAAAGTGTTGTAAATACCCACATAAAAGGGTCACCCTTTTTCATAACCATTATAAAACTTGCGGACATAATTCCAAGGCTTGAAAAAATAATAATTGTTAAGAACAAAATTAAAATTGCGGCTGGAACCCCGTGCCCGCTCATTTCAACCCCAAAAAGTAAAAACCCAAGGACAAGATAAAATACCACCCGCAGTGATGTAAGGAGGAAACTGTAGAGAGATGAACAGACTATTATTACAGGAATTTCTGTCTGCGTAACAAGAAGGGCTTCAAGCGTGCCTGACATCTGAGCGCCTGAGATTGCAGATGAAAAACTTGAAAGCGAGACTGAGAGATAGCTTGAGAAAGCAATACCTATGAGAACAAAAGGAAAGTAATTGCCGCCATAGGGAGCAAGATAGGCAGATGCCGTATTCCCTATGAGTTTTGAAATAAAATAAAACAAAATGGTTGAAAAGAAAATCCCTGCAAACTGCGTAATGAAGCTGAACTTGTAGCTTGCCTGTTCTATTAAATCCTTCTTAAGAAATGCAAAGGGCTTGCTTAAAATCAAATTTTTTCTCCTTTTTCTGTTACCTGCGAAAATATCTCTTCAAGACTTGGAATTACAGGGAAAAAAGAAAGAAGTTTTATATCAAGAAGAGAAAGCTCTTTTATAATTTCTGATATCTCCTCTCCCTCTCCATCAACTTCTATCTCACAGGCATTCTCATCCTGTGAAGATGAAGCAGGAATTTTTATATCTGTAATGGATTTTATGTTTTTAAGCTTTTCCACAACCCGCTCTTCAATTTTCTCAAATTTTATTATGAACTTTTTCTTTCCTATGAGGA
This genomic window contains:
- a CDS encoding transcriptional regulator (indirectly regulates nitrogen metabolism; at high nitrogen levels P-II prevents the phosphorylation of NR-I, the transcriptional activator of the glutamine synthetase gene (glnA); at low nitrogen levels P-II is uridylylated to form PII-UMP and interacts with an adenylyltransferase (GlnE) that activates GlnA), which codes for MKKIEAIIKPFKLDDVREKLASLGVQGMTVTEVKGFGRQKGHAELYRGAEYVVDFLPKIKIEVVVKDNMLDEVIEAILETARTGKIGDGKVFVVDVEETVRIRTGERGEEAV
- a CDS encoding ABC transporter, yielding MILSKPFAFLKKDLIEQASYKFSFITQFAGIFFSTILFYFISKLIGNTASAYLAPYGGNYFPFVLIGIAFSSYLSVSLSSFSSAISGAQMSGTLEALLVTQTEIPVIIVCSSLYSFLLTSLRVVFYLVLGFLLFGVEMSGHGVPAAILILFLTIIIFSSLGIMSASFIMVMKKGDPFMWVFTTLSWALGGVYYPVKMLPDWIGRFSYFLPITYAMEGVRLALLKGYSLSQLTFQVGVLVAFALIMLPLSIYLFMLAVRKAKRDGSLIHY